A genomic segment from Arcobacter acticola encodes:
- a CDS encoding DHH family phosphoesterase: MKKDFIISNKVDMAEHTKALELIEKSRYILIVTHVNPDPDSIGSALALSNLFHENKIKHKVFNISADLPQNLDFIPRFDKISDQLPAFFDLIITVDCGTFKRLGFTPDPSIPIINFDHHKSNNHFGVVNIVDPMKSSTAELVFEFFKHNGLYITKDSATALYVGIYDDTLAFSLGRCDELTFEKTNFLVECGASPSEIANKLLRRDSLAKYRIIPKVLNSLELFKEGEVASIFAKEEWFKETGAHNRDCEDALDMIMSIAIVKIAFFVRVVNGVSRVSLRSKGKIDVAKIAGEFDGGGHYNAAGCTLDMIDVEKAKEIVLKEIFEVYK, translated from the coding sequence TTGAAAAAAGATTTTATAATAAGCAATAAAGTTGATATGGCAGAACATACTAAGGCATTAGAACTTATTGAAAAAAGTAGATATATATTAATTGTTACACATGTAAATCCAGATCCTGATTCTATTGGTTCAGCATTGGCTTTATCAAACTTATTTCATGAAAATAAAATCAAACATAAGGTATTTAATATAAGTGCTGATTTACCACAAAATCTTGATTTTATACCAAGATTTGATAAAATTTCAGATCAATTACCAGCATTTTTTGATTTGATTATTACAGTAGATTGTGGTACTTTTAAAAGATTAGGATTTACTCCTGATCCATCTATTCCAATTATAAACTTTGATCATCACAAATCAAATAATCATTTTGGAGTAGTAAATATCGTAGATCCTATGAAAAGTTCAACAGCTGAATTAGTATTTGAATTTTTTAAACATAATGGATTATACATTACAAAAGATTCAGCAACTGCACTTTATGTGGGGATTTATGATGATACATTAGCTTTTTCATTAGGAAGATGTGATGAGCTGACTTTTGAGAAAACAAACTTTTTAGTTGAATGTGGTGCTAGCCCTTCTGAGATTGCAAATAAGCTTTTAAGAAGAGATTCTTTGGCAAAATATAGAATTATTCCAAAAGTTTTAAATAGTTTAGAACTTTTTAAAGAGGGTGAAGTAGCTTCCATATTTGCAAAAGAAGAGTGGTTTAAAGAGACAGGTGCTCATAATAGGGATTGTGAAGATGCCTTAGATATGATTATGAGTATTGCCATAGTTAAAATCGCTTTTTTTGTAAGAGTTGTAAATGGAGTTTCACGGGTGTCGTTAAGATCTAAGGGAAAAATTGATGTTGCTAAGATTGCAGGTGAGTTTGATGGCGGTGGCCATTATAACGCAGCTGGATGTACCTTAGATATGATAGATGTAGAAAAAGCAAAAGAAATAGTTTTAAAGGAAATTTTTGAAGTTTACAAATAA
- the nadC gene encoding carboxylating nicotinate-nucleotide diphosphorylase — MINIKKFVKNAIIEDNGRGDLFFDVAPKGRFTARAICKSDGILAGVQYAKVLARTEKFDCKFLKNDGDEIKEGDIIAELEGKASILLSSERTFLNMLQHASGIATMANKYAKLIEGTGVVLLDTRKTRPQLRDFEKYASRVGGAINHRLGLDDCLMLKDTHLRTIDNLEEFVKKARKRISWVTKIEIECETFEQVKEAMHAGGDIIMCDNMTTEQIKEVVTFRNTNYPHILLEASGNINLDTIKTYASTGVDAISSGSIIHQATWLDFSMKFD; from the coding sequence ATGATTAATATAAAGAAGTTTGTAAAAAATGCCATTATCGAAGATAATGGTAGAGGAGATTTATTCTTCGATGTTGCTCCCAAAGGAAGATTTACTGCGCGTGCTATTTGTAAATCAGATGGTATTTTAGCAGGTGTTCAATACGCAAAGGTATTAGCAAGAACTGAAAAGTTTGATTGTAAATTTTTAAAAAATGATGGAGATGAAATCAAAGAGGGTGATATTATTGCCGAACTTGAGGGGAAAGCATCTATTTTATTATCATCTGAGCGAACTTTTTTAAACATGCTTCAACACGCAAGTGGAATTGCTACTATGGCAAATAAATATGCAAAACTTATAGAAGGTACAGGTGTAGTTTTACTTGATACTAGAAAAACAAGACCACAGTTAAGAGATTTTGAAAAATACGCATCACGAGTTGGTGGGGCTATTAATCATAGACTTGGACTTGATGATTGTTTGATGTTAAAAGATACTCACTTAAGAACAATTGACAATCTTGAAGAGTTTGTAAAAAAAGCAAGAAAAAGAATCTCATGGGTTACTAAAATAGAAATCGAATGTGAAACTTTTGAGCAAGTTAAGGAAGCTATGCATGCAGGTGGTGATATTATTATGTGTGATAATATGACTACTGAACAAATAAAAGAAGTTGTAACTTTTAGAAATACCAATTATCCACATATCTTATTGGAAGCTAGTGGAAATATAAATCTTGATACTATTAAAACATATGCCTCTACAGGCGTTGATGCTATTAGTAGTGGAAGTATTATTCATCAAGCAACTTGGCTTGATTTTTCTATGAAGTTTGATTAG
- the nadA gene encoding quinolinate synthase NadA gives MNLKNEIIKLKEELDVTLVAHFYQRDEVFELADITGDSLELAKKVMLTDSKYVVFCGVGFMGESVKVMSPEKTVLMPKIACCAMARMIDVGYYEENLKKINEAGISNDEILPITYINSSAAVKAKVGQMGGMVCTSSNAYKIIEKGLKSGKKIFFVPDRCLGQNFAKSLNLKSAIVGDGSDLKQADIICYNGFCSVHQQFSVEDIEFYRERFPDILIAVHPECDPSVCDAADFVGSTSQLITYIKGLDPEQKIAVGTEFNMVSRLRDKNTYILSSTKPECPTMNETTLQDVYNTLKSIKDDKISKETEIFVSEDTAKWAKVALERMFEV, from the coding sequence TTGAATTTAAAAAATGAAATAATAAAATTAAAAGAAGAATTAGATGTAACTTTAGTTGCTCATTTCTATCAAAGAGATGAAGTATTCGAGTTAGCAGATATTACAGGTGACTCACTAGAACTTGCAAAAAAAGTAATGCTTACAGACTCAAAATATGTTGTATTTTGTGGTGTTGGTTTTATGGGTGAGAGTGTAAAAGTTATGAGTCCAGAAAAAACTGTTCTTATGCCAAAAATTGCTTGTTGTGCAATGGCTAGAATGATTGATGTTGGATATTATGAAGAGAATCTAAAAAAAATAAATGAAGCTGGAATCTCAAATGATGAGATTTTACCAATTACATATATAAACTCAAGTGCAGCTGTTAAAGCAAAAGTTGGACAAATGGGTGGAATGGTTTGTACTTCATCAAATGCATATAAAATTATTGAAAAAGGTTTAAAATCAGGGAAAAAGATATTTTTTGTTCCTGATAGATGTTTAGGTCAAAACTTTGCAAAATCATTAAATTTAAAATCTGCAATTGTTGGTGATGGAAGTGATTTAAAGCAAGCTGATATTATTTGTTATAATGGATTTTGTTCTGTTCATCAACAGTTTTCAGTAGAAGATATAGAGTTTTATAGAGAAAGATTTCCAGATATTTTAATTGCAGTTCATCCTGAATGTGATCCAAGTGTTTGTGATGCAGCTGATTTTGTAGGTTCAACTTCTCAATTGATTACATATATAAAAGGCTTAGATCCTGAGCAAAAAATAGCTGTTGGAACTGAGTTTAATATGGTAAGTAGATTAAGAGATAAAAATACATATATATTAAGTTCAACAAAACCTGAGTGCCCAACAATGAATGAGACAACTTTACAAGATGTTTATAACACACTAAAATCTATAAAAGATGATAAAATTAGTAAAGAAACAGAGATTTTTGTTTCAGAAGATACAGCAAAGTGGGCAAAAGTAGCATTAGAAAGGATGTTTGAAGTATGA
- the plsY gene encoding glycerol-3-phosphate 1-O-acyltransferase PlsY has translation MDFFTNTNILFFLAAYLIGSIPFGSILAKTFAGVDITAAGSKSIGATNVLRVVKETNPKLAKKLGLATVILDALKGTLVLLVAMYYGLSESTLWGVAILAVLGHCYSIYLGLEGGKGVATGLGVYLVLIPIPTIIGAVVWIVCAKVLKISSLSSLLGLLAVVISASFLNNGLNVGSNIPMYIIAFIIIYKHIPNIIRMIKGEEKKVI, from the coding sequence ATGGATTTTTTCACAAATACAAACATTTTATTTTTTTTAGCAGCATACCTAATAGGATCTATTCCTTTTGGTTCAATATTAGCTAAAACATTTGCTGGAGTTGATATAACAGCAGCAGGAAGTAAATCAATTGGGGCAACTAATGTTCTTAGAGTTGTAAAAGAAACAAACCCAAAACTTGCAAAAAAGCTAGGTCTTGCAACTGTGATTTTAGATGCATTAAAAGGAACTTTAGTTTTATTAGTTGCTATGTATTATGGTCTTAGTGAATCTACACTTTGGGGAGTTGCAATTCTTGCAGTTTTAGGACACTGTTATTCTATATACTTAGGTCTTGAAGGTGGAAAAGGTGTTGCAACTGGTCTTGGAGTTTATTTAGTACTTATTCCAATTCCTACTATTATTGGAGCTGTTGTTTGGATAGTATGTGCAAAAGTTTTAAAAATATCTTCTTTATCATCACTACTTGGACTTTTAGCTGTTGTAATAAGTGCTAGTTTTTTAAATAATGGTTTAAATGTAGGTTCAAATATACCTATGTATATAATCGCATTTATCATTATATATAAACATATTCCAAATATTATCAGAATGATAAAAGGTGAAGAGAAAAAAGTTATATGA
- a CDS encoding dihydroneopterin aldolase, which produces MKIEINNLTFKCIIGILDFERIKKQRVILNISFEYLFTKDMFIDYAEVSSLLKSTMKTQKFLLLEDAILYIENLLLHIYPITNLQIKISKPDILKDCIVTLSN; this is translated from the coding sequence ATGAAAATAGAAATCAATAATCTTACATTTAAATGTATTATAGGAATACTTGATTTTGAACGTATTAAAAAACAAAGAGTTATTCTAAACATATCTTTTGAATATCTCTTTACAAAAGATATGTTTATAGATTATGCAGAAGTATCATCTCTTTTAAAATCTACAATGAAAACACAAAAGTTTCTTCTTCTTGAAGATGCTATTTTATATATAGAAAATCTACTATTACATATATACCCTATCACAAACCTACAAATCAAAATCTCAAAACCAGATATTTTAAAAGATTGTATAGTTACATTATCAAACTAA
- a CDS encoding porin translates to MKKIAKLSLVAAIAVSGLTAANATPLEEAIKGVDVSGTVVYRYDDRTTDNATADGFSNESNNSYKVALNLKSSINDDLTFNARTIIGDSTGMAEVGDSTTGADGEATFGLSHANFAYTGIMNTTVIAGKQAVPSPFAVQADAAGNENTGTGITSLTTVGPVTVAATYLNQTNLFGSTTGQDIAGLGLMGDLGPVALDGWYLQALESNSANDDGASLYTLGAKAKVEMVELTSRYSAIDPSASGMDTESIAKVGAKAKFGIVTASVDYGQSNDSDSYASLIGLAHSATTSPDADADVNLQAWALNLNKNDAQLIKATLGVDVLANVNLSATYADLSVDSAANSDASEYYGQLTYKMGKNFMTYARIGQVEYDVASGVASKDNTRGRLHVQYTF, encoded by the coding sequence ATGAAAAAAATCGCAAAATTAAGTTTAGTAGCTGCTATTGCAGTTTCAGGATTAACGGCAGCTAACGCTACACCATTAGAAGAAGCAATCAAAGGTGTTGATGTTTCTGGTACAGTTGTATATAGATATGATGACAGAACTACTGATAATGCAACTGCAGATGGTTTTAGTAATGAATCAAACAATAGTTATAAAGTTGCACTTAATTTAAAATCTTCAATTAATGATGATTTAACATTTAATGCAAGAACAATTATCGGTGACAGCACAGGTATGGCTGAAGTTGGTGATTCTACAACTGGTGCAGATGGTGAAGCAACTTTTGGTTTATCACATGCTAACTTTGCATATACAGGTATCATGAATACAACTGTTATTGCTGGTAAACAAGCTGTTCCATCTCCATTTGCTGTTCAAGCTGATGCTGCAGGAAATGAAAATACTGGTACAGGTATCACTTCTTTAACAACTGTAGGTCCTGTTACTGTAGCTGCTACATACTTAAATCAAACTAACTTATTTGGTAGTACAACTGGACAAGATATTGCTGGTTTAGGATTAATGGGTGATTTAGGTCCTGTAGCATTAGACGGATGGTATTTACAAGCTTTAGAAAGCAATTCAGCAAATGATGATGGAGCTTCATTATATACACTTGGTGCAAAAGCAAAAGTTGAAATGGTTGAATTAACATCTAGATATTCTGCAATTGATCCATCAGCTTCTGGAATGGATACAGAATCAATTGCAAAAGTTGGAGCAAAAGCTAAATTTGGTATCGTTACTGCGTCTGTAGATTATGGTCAATCAAATGATTCAGATAGTTATGCTTCTTTAATTGGTTTAGCTCATAGTGCAACAACATCTCCTGATGCTGATGCTGATGTTAATTTACAAGCATGGGCTTTAAACCTTAACAAAAATGATGCACAATTAATTAAAGCAACATTAGGTGTTGATGTATTAGCTAATGTAAACTTATCAGCTACTTATGCAGATTTATCAGTAGATTCAGCTGCAAACTCTGATGCTTCTGAATACTATGGTCAATTAACATATAAAATGGGTAAAAACTTCATGACATATGCTAGAATTGGTCAAGTTGAGTATGATGTTGCTTCAGGTGTTGCAAGCAAAGATAATACAAGAGGAAGATTACACGTTCAATATACTTTCTAA
- a CDS encoding c-type cytochrome yields the protein MKKAILSSILLLSSTSIFADTTMCFKENHQSMSTIENTPLDGGICAGKNTIADMKAKGWLVDDIKISQSANGMNFIYVLKTPGSQMASQSNFSGNQADMEARILEKLEKKKEAEKVAKEIQIKKDLSVDGKNIYVNKCQSCHGEKGESTVGGYSRPLNTLSSEEMRHSISGYTNGTYDRGRASVMRPITSTLTYVTLDKVSAYLESIK from the coding sequence TTGAAAAAAGCAATTCTTTCATCAATACTATTATTAAGTTCAACTTCTATTTTCGCTGATACTACTATGTGTTTCAAAGAAAATCATCAATCTATGTCAACTATTGAAAATACACCTTTAGATGGTGGTATTTGTGCAGGTAAAAATACAATAGCAGATATGAAAGCAAAAGGTTGGTTAGTAGATGATATAAAAATATCTCAATCAGCAAACGGTATGAACTTTATCTATGTTCTTAAAACTCCAGGATCTCAAATGGCGTCACAATCAAATTTTTCAGGAAACCAAGCTGATATGGAAGCTAGAATCTTAGAAAAACTAGAGAAGAAAAAAGAAGCTGAAAAAGTTGCAAAAGAAATTCAAATTAAAAAAGATTTATCAGTTGATGGTAAAAATATCTATGTTAATAAATGTCAATCATGTCATGGAGAAAAAGGTGAATCAACAGTAGGTGGATACTCAAGACCTCTTAATACATTAAGTTCAGAAGAAATGAGACACTCAATTAGTGGATATACAAATGGAACTTATGATAGAGGAAGAGCATCAGTTATGAGACCAATTACATCTACTCTTACATATGTAACTTTAGATAAAGTTAGTGCATATTTAGAGTCAATTAAATAA
- a CDS encoding porin: protein MKITKLSLATIIAIGSFSAANAQNLEDAIKNVDISGTAAYRYNDYETSTGSNNYKVATNLKSGINDDLAFNSRIIIGNATNPASLDTGEADSEAEFGLSEANFAYSGVQNTTITAGKQGIATPFTIDRDAMGNEQTGTGLVATSNLGMVSLTGGFFNQTNLSSTDGEAPITSGTIDGGEDVYFATANLTVENVTLDSTYINLLDTLDGFTVGAKAKFDVAGIQMNPYARYSSINFDNYAKDNTLWKIGTDAQMGIFGAYVAYGQTNEEGGETGLDYSSDTGMDDHWRVTLTGVADASVVYASVNTQVTDAVNVSINYSDMNVGSANTAGDVDQNEIYGQVSYQMSKNFKTFARLGQYDQDGDTSNMGRLHAQYSF from the coding sequence ATGAAAATAACAAAATTAAGTTTAGCTACGATTATTGCAATCGGAAGTTTTTCTGCTGCAAATGCACAAAATTTAGAAGACGCTATTAAAAATGTAGATATCTCAGGAACAGCAGCATACAGATATAATGACTATGAGACAAGTACAGGATCAAATAACTATAAAGTTGCTACAAATTTAAAATCTGGAATCAATGACGATTTAGCTTTTAATTCAAGAATAATTATTGGAAATGCAACTAATCCTGCATCTTTAGATACAGGTGAAGCTGATTCTGAAGCAGAATTTGGATTATCAGAAGCAAACTTCGCGTATAGTGGTGTACAAAACACAACTATAACTGCAGGTAAACAAGGAATTGCAACTCCATTTACTATTGATAGAGATGCAATGGGTAACGAGCAAACAGGAACAGGACTTGTAGCAACTTCAAACCTTGGAATGGTTTCTTTAACTGGTGGATTCTTCAATCAAACAAATTTAAGCAGTACTGATGGTGAAGCTCCAATAACATCTGGAACAATAGATGGTGGAGAAGATGTATACTTTGCAACTGCAAACCTTACAGTTGAAAATGTTACTTTAGACTCAACTTATATTAACTTATTAGACACTTTAGATGGTTTTACAGTTGGAGCAAAAGCTAAATTTGATGTTGCAGGTATTCAAATGAATCCATATGCAAGATATTCATCAATTAACTTTGATAACTATGCAAAAGACAATACTTTATGGAAAATTGGTACAGATGCACAAATGGGAATCTTTGGAGCATACGTAGCATACGGTCAAACAAATGAAGAAGGTGGAGAAACTGGTCTTGACTATAGTTCAGATACAGGAATGGATGACCACTGGAGAGTAACATTAACAGGTGTAGCTGATGCTTCAGTTGTTTATGCTTCTGTAAATACTCAAGTTACTGATGCAGTAAATGTATCAATTAATTATTCAGATATGAATGTAGGAAGTGCTAATACAGCAGGTGATGTAGATCAAAATGAAATTTATGGTCAAGTAAGTTACCAAATGTCTAAAAACTTTAAAACATTTGCAAGACTTGGTCAATACGATCAAGATGGAGATACTTCAAACATGGGTAGACTTCACGCACAATACTCTTTCTAA
- a CDS encoding type II toxin-antitoxin system Phd/YefM family antitoxin — MQAVFYSQARNNLREIINKVCDDFDEYIITTKDEKSVVLISYEEYSSMKETIYLLSSKNNRDRLNDAVEQIENSKFLKKEIDL; from the coding sequence ATGCAAGCAGTTTTTTACTCACAAGCAAGAAATAATCTAAGAGAAATTATAAATAAAGTATGTGATGATTTTGATGAATATATTATTACTACAAAAGATGAGAAATCTGTAGTTTTGATTTCATATGAAGAGTATAGTTCAATGAAAGAAACAATATATCTTTTATCTTCAAAAAATAATAGAGATAGATTAAATGATGCCGTAGAACAAATAGAAAACTCAAAATTTCTTAAAAAAGAAATTGATTTATGA
- a CDS encoding Txe/YoeB family addiction module toxin has protein sequence MIIGFADEAWEDYQYWSLNDKNIFKRINLLIKDIKRNPFDANGLGKPERLKENFQGYFSRRITSEHRLVYKIIDDLIIIAQCRYHY, from the coding sequence ATGATTATTGGATTTGCAGATGAAGCATGGGAAGATTATCAATATTGGTCTTTAAATGATAAAAATATATTCAAAAGAATAAATTTATTAATCAAAGATATAAAAAGAAATCCCTTCGATGCTAATGGACTTGGAAAACCAGAAAGACTAAAAGAAAATTTTCAAGGATACTTTTCAAGAAGAATAACATCAGAACACAGACTAGTATATAAAATAATCGATGATTTGATAATCATAGCTCAATGTAGATATCATTATTAA
- the prfB gene encoding peptide chain release factor 2, whose protein sequence is MDAYEYSELLKLLNTKLKNIKGILKPDELNKRLDEIKEEEAQQDFWNNVENATKIGIEKNRILGKLNKFNKANDSLKGTNELYEMASDEKDEDTFEMLYEEAPELEKLIKSTEISVMLSNPDDASNAIVSIHPGAGGTESQDWASMLYRMYLRWAERNDFKIELLDYQNGEEAGIKDVSFIIKGENAYGYMKAENGIHRLVRISPFDSNAKRHTSFSSVMVSPEVDDNIDIVIEDKDIRIDTYRASGAGGQHVNKTESAIRITHIATNIVVQCQNDRSQHKNKASAMKMLKSRLYELELEKQQASKDGVEKSDNGWGHQIRSYVLQPYQQVKDSRSNIGYSNVDAILDGDITKIIEDVLIATAK, encoded by the coding sequence ATGGATGCATACGAATATTCAGAGCTATTAAAACTTCTAAATACTAAACTTAAAAACATAAAAGGTATTTTAAAACCTGATGAATTAAATAAAAGATTAGATGAAATAAAAGAAGAAGAAGCTCAACAAGATTTTTGGAACAATGTAGAAAATGCTACGAAAATCGGTATTGAAAAAAATAGAATCTTAGGAAAATTAAATAAATTTAATAAAGCAAATGATTCACTAAAAGGTACAAATGAGCTTTATGAGATGGCAAGCGATGAAAAAGATGAAGATACTTTTGAAATGCTTTACGAAGAAGCTCCTGAGCTAGAAAAACTTATAAAATCAACTGAAATATCTGTAATGCTAAGTAATCCAGATGATGCATCAAATGCTATTGTGTCTATTCATCCAGGAGCTGGAGGAACAGAATCTCAAGATTGGGCTTCAATGCTTTATAGAATGTATTTAAGATGGGCTGAAAGAAATGATTTCAAAATCGAATTACTAGATTATCAAAATGGTGAAGAAGCTGGTATCAAAGATGTTTCTTTTATAATCAAAGGTGAAAATGCCTATGGTTATATGAAAGCTGAAAATGGTATTCATAGGTTAGTTAGAATCTCTCCATTTGATTCAAATGCAAAAAGACACACATCATTTTCATCTGTAATGGTAAGTCCTGAAGTTGATGATAATATTGATATTGTAATCGAAGATAAAGATATAAGAATAGATACATATAGAGCAAGTGGGGCTGGTGGTCAACATGTTAATAAAACAGAATCAGCTATTAGAATCACACATATTGCTACAAATATCGTAGTTCAATGCCAAAATGATAGATCACAACATAAAAATAAAGCAAGTGCTATGAAAATGCTTAAATCAAGACTATATGAGCTAGAACTAGAAAAACAACAAGCTTCTAAAGATGGTGTTGAAAAGAGTGATAATGGATGGGGACATCAAATTAGATCATACGTTCTTCAGCCATATCAACAAGTAAAAGATAGTAGAAGCAATATTGGTTACTCAAATGTTGATGCTATTTTAGATGGTGATATTACAAAAATAATAGAAGACGTATTAATAGCAACTGCAAAATAA